The following is a genomic window from Spirosoma foliorum.
TATTGTGAATGACCCCGCCGATGCCCGGCCTTCCGATTCTTTACAAACGATACTTGTCCAGTTAGCCGAAAGCAGTGACGTAGTGGTCATTAGCGGTCGTAATCGGTCGTTTCTGGAAAAGACCTTTACCCGTATTCCCGTTCATCTGGTAGCGGAGCACGGAGCTTTTCTGAAAAAACCGGATCAGCCCTGGCAGCGACTCGACTTATCGGCTGATGACTGGGTCGAACCGGTTCGCTTAACCATGGATCATTTTGTGGATCGTTTTCCGGGTTCATTTATTGAGGGTAAAGAAACGGCCATTGCCTGGCATTACCGAATGGCCGAGAGCGAGGAGGTAGAAGGGCAGGCTATTGACCTGGCCACCCAACTCCGGCGAGTGGCATCCTCCATACCCTTAACCGTTATTCAGGGCAACAAAGTGGTGGAAGTGAAACCCGCTCAACACAGCAAAGGAACGGTAGCCCAAACGATTGCCGAGCAAAAGCCGTATGACTTTATCATCAGCATTGGCGATGATACCACCGACGAAGATATGTTTCGGCAGCTGCCCAACTGGGCTTACACCCTGAAAGTGGGTTCGGGCGTATCGTTTGCCCGGTATCGGCTAGCCCGGCAACAGGACGTAGAAGCGCTGTTACAACGAATGAATGATGTCTTGGTTGAAGCCTGATTCCTTACCTACCGTACATCAAAAAAAGCCAGTGTTTCGTTAGACTGGCTTTTACGTTGACTGATCGGTATGTTTTCTGACTCCTTGTGGATGATCAGTTCACTAGTTTATCTGTTACTGGAGACTTCCTCTTTTTTAACCGTTTCTTCGGCTCCTTCAGCTTGATTTTCTTTTTCTTTTAACTGTCGGAGTAAATGTTCGTAATAAGGCGGTAATTTGTCCGTATTGGACGATTTAACGCCATACCAGGCACTGGTCAAATAACTTAGCACGCCTAGTACAAGAATTATACTGACAATAATAAAAAACGTCATCATCCTGGTTCGGGTTTATGGTGGAGCGCGCGGGCTTACTTTTTCATGACCATTGACCCGCCCCAATCAGTGAGAACGTGGGCGTAGGGGCCAATGGCATGAATAAGCGCTTATACACGCTTAATTCAGGCAACCTATAGTCAAGTGATAAGGAGGAACTTAACGAAACCTTAGAATTTGATTAGAACCAAAACAATAGGCTGATTATGTGCTTACTTACCTGTGAACATGGTTCACTTTTCATTGAAATAAGCCGACTTATAATCAAGCAAAATACCTTTAGCTTTACTACGTATGAAACTACTGGTCGTTGAAGACGAGCCCAAAACGTTACAGGCAATCCAGCAGGGACTGGAGGAAAGTCAGTTCGAAGTCGACATCGCCTACGACGGGCTGATTGCCAAACGACTGGCCCTGAAAAATAACTATGCCGCCATTATTACTGATTTGATTTTACCCGGTTTGAATGGGTATGAACTCTGCCGACAGTTACGGGCCGAGGGGTTAACCACTCCCATTCTGATGCTGACCGCCCTGGGCGAAACCGACGATAAAATTTCGGGCTTCGATGCCGGGGCCGATCAATACCTGACCAAACCCTTTCAGTTTGCCGAATTGCTAGCCCGCGTGCGATCCCTTACCAAGCGGGGTACGCAGGTGTCGCTGACTGCCCAAACCCTGCGGTATGGGGGTATTGAGATGAATCTGGATGCTAAAACCGTCACGCGCGATGAGCAACCGATTGAGCTAACCGCCCGTGAATTTGCCTTGCTGGAATTTCTCATGCGCAATCAGGGCCGTGTGCTATCGAAACCAGCCATTGCTGAACATGTCTGGGATTTGAATTTCGATACGGGCACCAACGTCGTGGAGGTCTACATTAATTACCTTCGTAAAAAGATCGATCGAAACTTCCCGACCAAGCTGATCCATACGCATTTCGGCATGGGGTATATGTTTAAAGAAGAGTAATGACGATTCGCAAACGACTCACCTTACGCTTTACAAGCCTGGTATCCAGTATTTTACTACTGGCGTTTGTGAGTATCTATGCCTTCTGCTGGTATTTTATTTCCTCCGATTTTTACCGGCGACTCGACCGAAAAGCCAATACAACGGGGGATATGCTCATCCGCCATCGGCTGGACGCTAAACTCATTCAGCAATTGGGCCGAATCCGGAAAGATCAGTTGCCGAATCAAAAAATCATGGTGTTCGATGGCCGGGATTCGCTCATTTTTCTTACCAACGAAAGTCTGCTTATAACGATACCGAAATCTGTGCTGGCTGATATTCGGCAGACTAAACAAAAGGATTTTCAGCAAGGTGGGTACTATCTGTCGGGTACCCGATTCATGACGGCTTCGGGGCAGTACGTGGTCATTGCCAGCGCTGAAAATAGCTACGGGGATGAATTTTTACGGCGTCTTCTGTGGGCTTTAACGGGTTTATTTGTCCTGATTGCCGGTATGACTGCCTTCTCAGGCTGGTTTTTTGCGGGCGATGCGCTGCAACCCATGCAGCAGATTGACCAGATTGTCAGTGATATATTTCCGCGGAATCGGGATGAACGCTTAGTCGTTACTAAAGACGATGATGAAATCAGTCGATTGTCGGCCACGATTAACCGATTGCTGGACCGGGTAGCGGAGTCCTTTCGGTTGCAGCGGATGTTTGTGGCCAACGTATCCCACGAACTGAAAAACCCACTCACTCAAATCAGTTCACAACTGGAAGTCAGTTTGTTAAATCAGCGGGAACCAGACGCTTACCGGCAAACGATTCGGTCCGTCCTGGATGACGTAGGCGACCTGGCGGCCCTCACCCACGAATTACTGCAACTCTCGCAGGTCAACCAGGAGGATGCCATTGGGCTACTCACCGATACGGTGCGGATGGACGAAATCGTATGGGATATCCGCGACCAGGTGACGGCCATTAATCCCCGTTATCAGGTCAACATAGAACTGGGTGCGTTGCCTGATGATCCTGACCAGCTAGCCGTTCAGGGCAATAAAACCTTACTGGCCACGGCGCTAAAAAACCTGACGGAAAATGCCTGCAAATTTTCTGACGACGGACAGGCGCTGATCCACGTAAATTTTGACCCCGCCAGTCTGAACATTAGTATTCAGAATACCGGCCAGTCTATTCCAACCGCCGACCTGCCCTATATTTTTGAACCCTTCTATCGGAGCCGACAAACGGCCGATGTGCGCGGCTACGGTGTCGGCTTATCGCTCGTTGAGCGGATCATTCGCCTGCATCAAGGGCAGATCAGCGTTAGCTCTATGCCTGGCCAGCCGACGCTATTTACGATCAAGTTGCCACGGTAAGTACGTCTTTTCTAAGCAGATTCTAAGGAGTTTATCAGTTAATCTTAAGTCGCTCAGGGCATCTTTGGCAACTAAGAAACCTGCCAGGCAATATAAACTGACCGACATGATGACTACTGAAAGCCAAACGCTTACCTATACCCCGTTCTTTCCCCCAGCGCCTGTTAGTAAGGCGGAAAGACGCACTAAATCAAGGTATTTTTACGATGAGAAGCCCCCCAAACCAGACTGGCTAATCTTGTTGATCAGTGCGTTAGTACTCCTGACCTTACTGATTGCCTGGGTGGTTGATATTCCCAATCTATTGCATTAACAGCGCGACATCCGTTACGCTATTCAACCAGCAGTTTTATCTTTTTGCTTTTTGTCCGGCTTTGCAGCCAGCGCTCAATCCTTTGTTTTTCGCCCACTGTATGACGGCGCGAAAAACGGGCATACACCAGCATAACCGTATCGGGTTTGTTACTGGTCGCATTCAAAACCAGCGATCTTGCAGCGGTAAAGGTTTGTACATCAGGCATCAGTGTCTTGAGTTCGTTTCGCAGATCGGCCACTGGGAGCCGCGACGTTTGCGTCAGGTCAATGTAGCGACGCAGCGAGTCAATGATGTGGTCTTTACGGGCAATGGATGACTGACTGTATTTAATGACCTGATCGGTAACTGTATTCTTCAGGGCATCCACATCAATTTCGGTATCCTTAAAACTTCCTTGTTTAACGATCAGGTTGGCATTGCCCAGGCCGTAAGCAGGCATTTTGGAACGTAGTAAGTTGATCGAGTCTTTGGGTAGCGGCTCGCCCACTAGTGAGAGTTCTAGTGTACTCTGCTGACGATTGAATCGAGCTGCGTACTGAATAACTTGTCGGTACTGAAAGTTACATTCCGTTGCAACAAATCGCTTTGCAGATTCTTCAAATATGGTTTTGCGAACAATTTGATAGCCAAGATAGCTACTGGGTACCACCACAATGATTACAGCGAACCAGATCGTATGCCGAACGCGCTGTTCAACCTCAGGCGTAGGGTATTGTTTCTGATGGTAACCCAAAAATCGGACGATCAGGAATGTGGCTATACTGATGCATATCGCATTGATGAGGAACAGGTAAAATGCGCCCGCGAAATAATATAGATTACCGGTAGCTAATCCGTAGCCTGCTGTACATAAGGGAGGCATCAGAGCGGTGGCGATGGCTACACCGGGAATAACATTGCTCACTTTCTCCCGTCGCGAACCGGCAACAATACCAGCTAGTCCTCCCAGAAAGGCCACAAGTGCATCCCAGACGGTGGGCGATGTACGAGCTAACAATTCAGATTGAGCCAGGTGCAGAGGACTTACGAAAAAATAGAGCGTGGAAGTTAACAAACTAATAAATACAGCCAGACCTAAGTTCTTTAACGCGCGTTGGATCATCGTCAAGTCATTGATACCAACGCCTAGGCCAATACCCATAATAGGGCCCATTAAAGGAGAGATAAGAAAAGCCCCAGTAATAACAGCTGGAGAGTTGATATTGAGGCCAATAGAGGCAATGAATATGGCAAAAATTAGTGTCCACAAATTAATGCCCCGAAACTCGATTCCTCGACTAATAGCCTGTATGACATCCGTTTCGTCTTCTTTATCTTCTTCCAGGCTAAACCGCTCACGCAGAAAGGAGCTGAAGTGAGTTAAGGGGTTGGATTTATTAAATCGGGGTTCATTTTGGTCGTCTACAGTCATTCTTTATGCATGCGGTTACTAGTCACTAACACAAAACAAGATGCGGTTTTAATGGAAAGTTAATGTAATCTTGCTCAATTCCACTACTCAATTATGGATCTATTTACCCTCATTACTTTACTTATTGTTGCTTCGGCAGTGTTTGCCTACCTGAACACAAAACTGCTTAAACTTCCTGATGCCATTGGCATTATGGTTTGCTCGCTGGGCTTCTCTGTCCTGTTACTTGGCCTGAACTCAATTTATCCTGACCAGTTAGCCTCTGTTCGTCAGACTGTTGCCGGCATTAACTTTGGTAAAGCGCTTTTCGATGTGATGTTAAGCTTCCTGCTTTTTGCCGGCGCTTTCCATACCGATTCTGCCAAGCTGAATGTTGAACGACGCTCGGTTATGCTGTTTGCTTTTGTGGGGGTCTTACTAAGTACCTTTCTGGTTGGTTCAGGTCTTTATTTATTGACCAGACATCTCGACCTGGCTTTGTCATTCCCGCTTTGCCTGTTGTTTGGGGCTTTAATTTCACCCACCGATCCAATCGCCGTATTAGGCATCTTGTCTAAGTTCAAACTACCCGACAGCGTCAAGCTCAATATTGTGGGCGAATCACTCTTTAATGATGGCGTAGGGGTTGTCGTGTTTGCTTCTATTTATCGAATTGTCCTCAACGGAGCCGACAGTGTAAGTGCTGGAGAGATCGCCTTGCTGTTTCTCGAAGAAGCCGGTGGCGGTATAGTATTTGGCCTTGCTTTAGGGTACGGGATGTTCCTGGTTTTACGTTCGATCAACCACTATCAGACCGAAGTGATTGTCACGGTAGCCGGGGTTATGGGTGGGTACTTACTTGCTCAGAAACTTCATATTTCGGGCCCATTGGCGATGGTGGTCACCGGTCTTATGGTGGGTGGACATAGCCGTCGGCAGGACGCCATGAGTCAACTCACCGAGGAGTACGTCGACAAATTCTGGGAGCTGGTTGATGGGATTCTAAATGCCTTACTTTTTGTGCTTATTGGCGTTGAGCTGCTACTGATTGATTTTCAGATAACACAATGGTCCATTTATTTACTAGTCGTGCTCCTGGTCCTGATAGCCCGGTATGTAGCCATTCTCATTCCCTTTACGCTGGCTCATCGCTGGCTGGACCTCGACAGGAATGCCCCTGTTATGCTGACCTGGGGTGGGCTACGGGGAGGGCTGTCCATTGCGATGGCGCTGTCCATTGATGGCTCCTTACCACAGAAAGAGTTCATTGTGACGATTACGTATGCAGTCGTTTTGTTTTCCGTAATTGTACAGGGATTGACCATGGAGCGGCTCATTCGGCGGCTGTACCCACCTGATAATAAAGGTTAGTGACAACCTTATAGATAGCGGATACAATGGATCGAATACCAGTCATACAAACCACAACTAGGCTAATGTCGCAAATTTAATAGCTTCGGCATCCCAGATCGGAGCTTGCTGAATGGCTTCTATTGCCTGACTCGGATTGTCAATAACTGTCCACATTTGACGATGTACAGGAGCCATAAAGTTTTCGTCAATACATCGCTCAAGCATGGCAATTAAAGGATCATAAAACCGGTTCGTGTTTAAAATCAGAATAGGTTTGGTAAATAGTCCCAATCGCTTTAATGTAATGGCTTCTAATAATTCTTCTAAAGTACCACAGCCGCCGGGCAGTGCAATTAATGCATCTGTGCCATCCAGAAAAGCCTTTTTGCGTTCATGCATATCGTCTACGAATCGAAATTCATTGACCCCTTTATGAGCCCATTCAACGGTACGCATAAATTCAGGCATAATACCGACTATACGCCCTCCCCGACTTAAGACACTATCGGCCAGCCTACCCATCAGACCAATACCACCACCCCCATAAATGACCGTTGCCTGATGGTTAACCAAATTGATGGCCAACTGATCAACAGCCTCGAAATAAATAGGAGCAACTTGATTGCTGGAGGCACAATAAACACATACTTGCAGCGACATAATGACAGTTTTTCGAATGTATAGCGATAAAACAGGGGCAAATTTGCAAACCTAAATATACATTTCGACTTAGTTCATAAAACTTTCGCAAAACCAGCCTAACCACGATTAAAAAATCTAATCGGCTTCTACTTCGTTTCTCTTGACCTCATTGACAAAGGGTTGCGCCATCGTTTCGCGGACAAATCCGGCTTTCAGGTGCTCATAGAACGATACCGGATCTACCAGCGATGCAGCTCCCTGCGCCATCAGTCCACCCAACAGTAATTGAAAAATAGCGGAATGCCGATCGGTCATTTCCAGTACCAGAATAGCCGCCGTGAATGGAGAGCGAACGACCCCCGTCAGGAAGCTTACCATACTCACCAGAATGACCAGATTCGTATCGCTGGGCGTTACCCGGATTAGTCGGGCCATTGCATCGCCGAGGATGGCTCCGGCGCTTAGTGAGGTGGCGAAAACCCCACCCGCTGCCCCACTGCTGTAACTGAGCGCCATACCCGCGAACCGTACTGGAAACAGATACCAGGGTGTCTGGTGATCGTTTTGAAACAGGAGTCGATTAATAATAGGCTTCCCCGTACCAACGGCATCCGTACCAACCAGGTAGGCCAGACCGGCCAGCACCAGCCCGCAGGCTGCTACCCATATAGCCTGCTCCCGACTGGTACGGAACCGTCGCCGGTAGGCATTGACCCATAATAGCGCTTTAGCAAACACTGCCCCCGCTAAACCAGAAACCATCGCCACCAGCACAACGACGCCCAAAAACCAGCCGGTCGAAACCGTCACTTTCGGAAAACCCAGGTACAAATAAGGCCCCTGAATGGCCTGAGCGGTCATCCCGGCAATGATTACGGCGGTAAACACAGCGGTACGAAAGCGGGTAATATGTGTTTGGGTCAGTTCTTCCACCACGAAGACAATTCCACCCAGTGGCGTATTAAAGGCAGCCGCCAGCCCAGCGGCTCCGCCCGTAACGAGCGCAATTTGTCGGGACAGTTGGGGCCAACCCGCCGGTTGCAGTCGATTGATGGCCCGAAAAATAGCCGCCGAAATCTGAATAGTCGGCCCTTCTCGTCCAATAACACCACCCCCGATCAGCAGGACAACACTACTGAGAACTTTGACGAGCGCTACCCGCATACTTAGCAAATAGTTCGTACGGTGATGCGTCCTGGGATTTGACAGTTCAATACCTGCCATGACCTGCGGAATACCGCTGCCTCGTGCCGCCGGAGCCAGTTTTGCGACCACCAGCCACGCAAGCAGGAAGGCCAACGGGGTGGTTACAAACACGAGCATCGGATGAGCCTGAATCCAGGTAAAACTGGTTTGCTCCGCCCATATAAACAGTTCTTCGTAACCAACAGCAACAAGACCAGTCAGCAGAGAGGCTACCCAAAACGGCAGGCTTTGGAGTATAATCCGGCGCACACGCTCGGTGTATAACCGCTTGATAACGTGCTGATCCAGCCAGGCCAGTACCTGTGCGTATCGAGAAGGTCTATTCGCCATGCAGTAATGATGTGTTCCAGTTTGTCATAATAACGTAAGGAGCAAGCAGATGATTAGGCGAAGCGCAAAGTCTAAGCAAATTCTAAGAAGTCTTTAATTCCTTTATAACCAGTGGGGATCACCTTTGTCTCATTCTCCAATACGCCAACAAATTATTATCCGTATGGAAACAACTTCACGAACGTCAACACCGCTGACCGCTATTCTGGCCATGCTACTCACCCTTGGTGTGGTTGGTGGCCTGTATTTGGATAAAACCCGAACCCTGGTTGACCGCTTTGATCAGGAAGAACGGCGGGCCGATTCGCTCCTGTCGGTCAAACTTCAACTCGAAGGCGACGTTCGCAGCCTAACGAGTCAACTGGAAACGGCCACTAGTGAGAACGAATCGCTAGGTAAACGCATCAGTGCCTTACATGGCCAATTATACCAACGGGATGCCGTGGAGAGACAACTTCGTCAGCAAAACAGGCTGCGGACAGGCACCATTCATGGGCTTCATCGAAATCTGGATTCGATGACAACCATTCGTGATAGTTTAGAAAACCAGCTGGCTGCCATGAATGATAAAATCGGTTGGCTAACTGATTCGAATGGGCTACTACTCAAAGAAGCAAAAGAGCTACAACAAAAAATAAATGATCTGAATACGACCTTACAAACAAAGGTTCCTCGCTCGGCCATTACAGGCGATGAGTTTATGGTTGAATCCACCAAGGGAAATCATAAAGAAACCGCGAAAGCAAAAAAGGTAAATACAGTAACTATTTCGCTCAATGTACCTCCGGAATTACAAGTAGATTCCATTCAGGAAGTATTCGTAAGCCTGACCGACCCTCAGCACAATCCGGTAATGCCGCCCTTACGTACCGAAACGGTTGTTCTGGAATCAGTCAATGAAGTTGTACCGGTTCATGCCATTCAACGGGTGATTTTCACTGGAAAGCCAACACGAATCTCGATCCGTTTAACGCCTGACAAAACCCTGAAGCCGGGTATATACCGGGCATCGGTTTACACCAAAAACGCCTATTTAGGCTCCGTTGACTTTCGACTCCGGGACAGTTTCTGGTTCTTTTAGCAATTGGATTTCGTCTTTTTCTAAGCCAATTCTAAGCAGTCTTTAAGCCCCTTCTTAGGTCTGGGTGGTAATTTGTCCCTGACTTCAGAGATGCACTAAACAATCATCTGGTTGAAGAACAAATCCTAAGCAACATGAAAACGCACCTATCAATATTACTTCTCTCGGGGCTGGCGGGCAGCGTTACTGCCCAGACGCCAACACCTGATGCCAATACATTAATGAGCCTGGGGCGCTTCGAAGAAGCTGCCCAAGTCCTGAGTCGAACGGCTCAGCAAAGCCCATCGGATCAAACTATATTCGACGCTGGCTATGGCTATCTCCGGGCAGGCAAACCTGATTCGGCCCGTGCCTGGTTTTATAAAGGCATTTCGATGGATGACAAACGGATTCCATTAAACCAAACAGGCTCGGCCCTGACCTACCTCGTACAAAACGATAATGCAAATGCCGACCCTAAACTGGAGGAAGTCATCAGCCGGAGTAAAGGCAAAAACGCCGACATTCTGTTTCGAATTGGGGAAGCCTACACAGGCTATCTAACCCCCGGCGACGGCTCCATTAAGCCCCGCTATCCAAAAGCAGTCAATGCCGCAAAAGCCATTGACTACCTGAACCGGGCAGCCGATCGGGACAAGAAAAATCCGGCTATCCAGTTGGCCCTCGGCGATGCGTATTATCTAAACAAAGATGCGGGTACGGCCGTCACCCGCTACGAAAGTGCCCTTGAACTGGGCATGAACCCATCGCGGGTGTACCAACGGATCGGCGATATTTACTGGCAGGGCCGCAACCTGAATCTGGCCGTGGAGAACTATAAGAAAGCCATTGAAGCCAGTGCCAACTACGCTCCTGCTTACAACCAGTTAGCCGAACTGTATTTCCTGGTCAACCGCTACAAAGAAGCCGCCAACTACATTGATCAGTACGTGAACGTATCGAACGATAAGCGTCAGGAGACACTGTTACGGCAGGCTCAGTTTCATTTTCTGGCTAAAGATTATCAGCGAGCGGTCAACCTGATCGATAGCAACCGCACCGCATTAGCCCAGAATCCTATTGTGTACCGAATTGAAGGCTGGGCGTATTCGTCCTTGAAAGAACCGCAAAAAGCCATTCAAAATATTAGTACGTTCCTGGAAAAAGCACCGGGAAAGGCTATGCCCGACGATTACAAATACCTCGGCATGGCTTATATGGGTATCGAAAATCCCGGCAGTGATTCACTAAAAGCAGTCAATGACTCCATTGGCGTGACTTATCTGGCCAAAGCTGCTCCCTTCGATACGACCGAGAATCTGTATAGCGTCATGGCCAAGTACTATTACCGGGCCAAGAAACACCCCGAAGCAGTAGCCACCCTGGATTCGGCCGCAAAGCATCACTTCAAAGCGGATGTGCAGGATTTATTTCGTTATGGGATGAGTAACTATACGCTGGGTTTTCAGCGGGATAGTCTCGGGAAGTTAGTACGAGACACGGTGCGCTTCGCCCTGGCCGATTCGGCATTGGCACTAGCGCAAAAAGCCTCCCCTGATTATGCCCCAACGGTGTTGTACAGGGCCAAAGCGAACTACTATGCCTACGCTCCCGAAGAAGCCGTTCGGAATGGGAAAGCGAAGCCCTACTTCGAGCAGTTCATTAGCATGGTTTCAGATAAAGAAGAAGAACGGAATCGCTATAAGAAAGACCTGTTGCTGGCCTTCAAGTATATGATTTCCTACAACGAACTGGTTACCAAAGACGATAATGCCCGAACTGAATGGCTGAAGAAAGGCCTTTCATTATTCCCGGAAAATAAGGACTTAGCCAAGATTGCTGCTCCTGAAGCAGACAGTCAATAAACTCATTACTTTTTCATAGTTGAACATGCCGATTCAAACCGCTACCAGAGCTATGATCTCTAGTAGCGGTTTTGTGTTGGTCGCAAAAACGTTTATTTAGCTATTAGTTGCTTCACTAACCGTTTTAGTTTAGCAATTTCTTGCTGTTGTTGCTCTAACATCTCGATACGCTTTACTTGCTGTTGATTCTCTCGTTTAACAATTGCAAATTCCGCCTGTTGTTGCTGACTGGTCTTCTCCAACCTAATACTATACAAGGTCAATTCCTCTATTTTCTCCAATAAAGTAGCATTCAACTTGGTTAAATCCACTCCTTCTTTAAGCACTTGCTCTGCCGAGGAAATTCTCGGCAAATGACCCCACTGCTGAACGTAGCGCGACACCTCCACTAATGGCATTAGCTTGTAATCTGGATGAAACACACGATCTGCCCACTCATCGGGATGGTTAATCCGCAACTTATAGCGAGCCAGCACCACATCTCCTTGCTCATTGACACTCAGAAATTTGTCGGTCGATGCTATAGTTGGACTCCCACTGGTCAACTGTTCCAGACGCATTCCTGACTCGTGGTCCTTAGGGCTACGAATATGGAGCCGGGCTGTAGGTGAACTAGTACCGATACCTACATTAGCTTCATTTCCCAGCACCACTGCGTTACTCACGCGTACGGTAGCTCCAGCTCCAATGGCGGTGGCATGGTGCAGAACCATAGATTCAGCACGGGTCTGGTGACCAATCAAGGTGTTACTTACTCCTGCCCACTGACCTGCCCCAGCCTCTCCACCAATTATGACATGATGCCCACCGCTACCATCGCCTGCCTGAGTGTTATAGCCCATGAGCACGTTGTCGTCACTGGTTGTAATTGTTGTACCGGATTGGGGACCAATAATAATGTTATTACTACCGGTAGTATTGTTTTTACCTGCTTGGTAGCCGAAAAACGAATTTTGATAGCCTGTCGTATTGGCATAGCCTGCACTAACTCCTAAAAAGGAGTTTGAGCTCCCTGTTGTATTGGTAGTGCCTGCATAAGCACCAACAAAAGAATTATCACCACCTGTCGTGTTTGCATAACCCGCATTGTATCCTACAAAGGAATCTCGTGAGCCTGTCGTATTGTTGTAACCTACAGTGGCTCCTAAAAACGAATTCGCAGCACCTGTCGTGTTAAAAAAGCCCGCGGAGGCTCCTATAAAAGAATTACCAGAGCCAGTGGTATTGAAAGCGCCCACCTGGTAACCTAAAAAGGAATTATTACTGCCTGTCGTATTTGCATAACCTGCATTGTAGCCTACAAAGGAATTTTGCCAAGCAGTCGTGTTGTAATAGCCAGCGTTAGTTCCTATAAAGGAATTTGCACTGCCTGTCGTGTTTGCATAACCTGCATTGTAACCTACAAAGGAATTTTGCACACCTGTCGTATTATTGTAGCCCGCCTGATAACCTACAAAGGAATTTTGCCAGCCGGTCATAGTTAGATTCCCCGCATTAGTCCCAATCAACGTATTGTTAATACTTGGAGACGACGAATTGGCTGTTCTTTCCACATAGTTAGTTTGAGCTTGAGCGAGAGTTGCAATGAGATATAGACAACCGAAAATACATACCCAGAGGCTGCTTTTAATCGTATGTATAAAGAAATACATAGTTTATTTTTTCAAAATATTAGTATTACTATAAATAACCTTTATTTCATTTCAAAAGTATAATTAAATACTCTAAATATAAAAAACAAACTATAAAAATCCATCCGTATCAAAACGATGAAGGGCCGGGAGGCCCTATTTTTTGCATCAACCTCGCACTGAAAACTCTAATATAGATTAGATAATTATTACGATAATATTGATTACCAAGCCTTTTTCATCAGTCCTCTGGCAGTTATTCTAAGTAAATTCTAAGAAATTTCTAAGCTAGCCTTTAATCGTGTTAGCCTATTTGCCGATGGTATCCTTATGTTCAGTCAGAAAACTGGGCAGAGCGATACCAAAAGGATCATTTACATCCT
Proteins encoded in this region:
- a CDS encoding response regulator transcription factor, whose translation is MKLLVVEDEPKTLQAIQQGLEESQFEVDIAYDGLIAKRLALKNNYAAIITDLILPGLNGYELCRQLRAEGLTTPILMLTALGETDDKISGFDAGADQYLTKPFQFAELLARVRSLTKRGTQVSLTAQTLRYGGIEMNLDAKTVTRDEQPIELTAREFALLEFLMRNQGRVLSKPAIAEHVWDLNFDTGTNVVEVYINYLRKKIDRNFPTKLIHTHFGMGYMFKEE
- a CDS encoding sensor histidine kinase, translated to MTIRKRLTLRFTSLVSSILLLAFVSIYAFCWYFISSDFYRRLDRKANTTGDMLIRHRLDAKLIQQLGRIRKDQLPNQKIMVFDGRDSLIFLTNESLLITIPKSVLADIRQTKQKDFQQGGYYLSGTRFMTASGQYVVIASAENSYGDEFLRRLLWALTGLFVLIAGMTAFSGWFFAGDALQPMQQIDQIVSDIFPRNRDERLVVTKDDDEISRLSATINRLLDRVAESFRLQRMFVANVSHELKNPLTQISSQLEVSLLNQREPDAYRQTIRSVLDDVGDLAALTHELLQLSQVNQEDAIGLLTDTVRMDEIVWDIRDQVTAINPRYQVNIELGALPDDPDQLAVQGNKTLLATALKNLTENACKFSDDGQALIHVNFDPASLNISIQNTGQSIPTADLPYIFEPFYRSRQTADVRGYGVGLSLVERIIRLHQGQISVSSMPGQPTLFTIKLPR
- a CDS encoding TIGR00341 family protein is translated as MTVDDQNEPRFNKSNPLTHFSSFLRERFSLEEDKEDETDVIQAISRGIEFRGINLWTLIFAIFIASIGLNINSPAVITGAFLISPLMGPIMGIGLGVGINDLTMIQRALKNLGLAVFISLLTSTLYFFVSPLHLAQSELLARTSPTVWDALVAFLGGLAGIVAGSRREKVSNVIPGVAIATALMPPLCTAGYGLATGNLYYFAGAFYLFLINAICISIATFLIVRFLGYHQKQYPTPEVEQRVRHTIWFAVIIVVVPSSYLGYQIVRKTIFEESAKRFVATECNFQYRQVIQYAARFNRQQSTLELSLVGEPLPKDSINLLRSKMPAYGLGNANLIVKQGSFKDTEIDVDALKNTVTDQVIKYSQSSIARKDHIIDSLRRYIDLTQTSRLPVADLRNELKTLMPDVQTFTAARSLVLNATSNKPDTVMLVYARFSRRHTVGEKQRIERWLQSRTKSKKIKLLVE
- a CDS encoding cation:proton antiporter translates to MDLFTLITLLIVASAVFAYLNTKLLKLPDAIGIMVCSLGFSVLLLGLNSIYPDQLASVRQTVAGINFGKALFDVMLSFLLFAGAFHTDSAKLNVERRSVMLFAFVGVLLSTFLVGSGLYLLTRHLDLALSFPLCLLFGALISPTDPIAVLGILSKFKLPDSVKLNIVGESLFNDGVGVVVFASIYRIVLNGADSVSAGEIALLFLEEAGGGIVFGLALGYGMFLVLRSINHYQTEVIVTVAGVMGGYLLAQKLHISGPLAMVVTGLMVGGHSRRQDAMSQLTEEYVDKFWELVDGILNALLFVLIGVELLLIDFQITQWSIYLLVVLLVLIARYVAILIPFTLAHRWLDLDRNAPVMLTWGGLRGGLSIAMALSIDGSLPQKEFIVTITYAVVLFSVIVQGLTMERLIRRLYPPDNKG
- a CDS encoding LOG family protein, with the translated sequence MSLQVCVYCASSNQVAPIYFEAVDQLAINLVNHQATVIYGGGGIGLMGRLADSVLSRGGRIVGIMPEFMRTVEWAHKGVNEFRFVDDMHERKKAFLDGTDALIALPGGCGTLEELLEAITLKRLGLFTKPILILNTNRFYDPLIAMLERCIDENFMAPVHRQMWTVIDNPSQAIEAIQQAPIWDAEAIKFATLA
- a CDS encoding chloride channel protein, with the protein product MANRPSRYAQVLAWLDQHVIKRLYTERVRRIILQSLPFWVASLLTGLVAVGYEELFIWAEQTSFTWIQAHPMLVFVTTPLAFLLAWLVVAKLAPAARGSGIPQVMAGIELSNPRTHHRTNYLLSMRVALVKVLSSVVLLIGGGVIGREGPTIQISAAIFRAINRLQPAGWPQLSRQIALVTGGAAGLAAAFNTPLGGIVFVVEELTQTHITRFRTAVFTAVIIAGMTAQAIQGPYLYLGFPKVTVSTGWFLGVVVLVAMVSGLAGAVFAKALLWVNAYRRRFRTSREQAIWVAACGLVLAGLAYLVGTDAVGTGKPIINRLLFQNDHQTPWYLFPVRFAGMALSYSSGAAGGVFATSLSAGAILGDAMARLIRVTPSDTNLVILVSMVSFLTGVVRSPFTAAILVLEMTDRHSAIFQLLLGGLMAQGAASLVDPVSFYEHLKAGFVRETMAQPFVNEVKRNEVEAD